TAAAAGTTGCATCAGGTTGAACGGGAGAAAGTGTATGTGTTAGTGAGTGTGTCTCGTTCTTTACAAAGACAGCTTTGTGCCGGTTAGGGTGTTGTGCGCATGTGGGTGCCCTGACCTCCTCTGGTTCTCTTAGGTGTAGTGTACCAACCTCCTCCCCGAGGAGATCCCGTTTCCTCCGAAGTGCATTAGcccttctgcacacacacaaacatgcacattagtGGGAAGAAACAGTCAGAGGGGAGACTTAAGTGCACTTTACACCACTTGAATTCAGACTCCAAACTAGTCTTTACTGaaccctctcacacacacacaagtgcgcacacacaaagGCACGCACACTTGTATgccatctctctcacacactctagtgacacaaacataaagtgCAAATGTATTCATCACTGACAACCTATAAAATTGTGTGAAAATTACATgcgatgaaaaaaaaacccatagcatttatttatttattttacacaataTTTCTTAAATTTTGGCCACACTATAAATGACAGAGAATTATTCATCCCATTTCTTCCTTTGATTTACCTCTGTAGTCTTCCTTCTGCCACTGAAAGTCGGCTCTGAGCTCCTAAATGCAAAGTTAGTACAAGTAACATTAAATCGTTAACCAGTGAAAACCGGTATCAGTTATCCATCTATTGTAAAATCATCTTTATAGCAGTGGGTAGATCTGTACGTGTCTGAGAAACATTTTCGTTCACAGAAACATTCACATTTGTGTCATTTGTAATGACTTAGCAGTTTGATGTCATGTTAGGACATAATATGAAGCAGCAGTAAACAGTTTTATACAATatgttttctaatgtttataAAATCAGATGATCTCTGACACAGATAAGCAGAAGCATAGTTTAGTCCTATAATATTCTAAAAGAACTTAATGCCTCAAGAGTATTGTGAATTTATAATATAAAGAATCTGTTCTACCAATAGTACACTTGTTAATATCCCTCTGTTTATAAATATAATTAACATCCATATCTTTGTAGAAAATTTTATTACACAACTACTGTAACATTTTGGAGTACTAACATTGCCAGACTCACCCTCAAGAAACAGCAAGTGGGAGACTGAAAACGACATAAGAAGAAATCGTTTCACTGTCCACTTTAAGTTCATCTCAGAGTCCGAAAGGAAGTCCCGCCGAAATGTTAAGGGTGCATCTCAATGGTCTCGGGAGGAAAGGATTTAGGTATGTTTGGTCGCACCGGGACGATACCTGGTCGTATCTGTAAAAACCTACCTGGCGGCGACAGCCCCCGCCTGAGCAGATGACGAGTAGCCTACACCTGTGTGGGCAGGTAAGCCTGAGCTGCTCTCTGTCACTCCAACatcctcagctgtgtgtgtgtaagccccCAGGTCTGTCGCTCCATCACGGAGGTTTTCACCTGTAATGTCAAATTTCTGGCTGACCACATGACCTGGGTGGGACACTTTTGACGTATAAAAAAGCAGGGTTAAATGGCGAGGCCACTGATCCAAACAGAGGGCAGAGGAATAACTCCAGCTTTTAAAAGTAACTAAAAGGTAAGGCACATTGTAACGATAACAACGGGACACCTATCACAGATAAAGCTAACCTATAATTTATGAGCCACTAtacgaaaaaaaacaaaacaaaaaaacaagaaacggCAACTGGACGCATTAACTTCCTATCACGCCACATAAACTTTACAGGACAAGCTAcaacatacagtaaaataacGCTAATAAGCTGGTATGAAAACTGTTGAAGCTAGTTAGTCCAAAGTTAATGTAAAGTAACCTAACgttaatggtaaaaaaaaaaaaaaaactaacaaaaacaaaaactgtgtggTAAATGTCTACATTAGCTAAAGTTCGGTTATTCGGAGGCCTAATGTGGTTCAGAGTTCATTTTATCAATGACATGAGCGAAACCTTAGCTATCCAACTAAGCTAGCTACTAACTGTAAAAAGCAAATATAGATAAATATTACTCcaggttaaaaaaacattacctTTCAAATATTTAGCATCAGTCTTTTAACCTCTTTCTGAAGAGTGGCTTATTGAAATGGCACATGTCTAAGGTAGGTTAACATTTAATAAGGCTAAAGAAGTCTGGTTTTCAAGCCATCCTGTTGAGTTAACGTTGCCTGCTTGGTATCATGAAATGATGTGAACTAACTTAATGTTTTTGCTCAATAACAATTGCCAATTCATTTGTATTTCTGGCATGTTTCTTTGGGTGAAATAAAACCcattttttgaaaagtaaaccTATTAGTAATACCTACTAGCACAGGTTTGACCGCTTGGTCCCTAACACTTCCCATATATGGTTTACAAACATTGCCTAATTTAACAAtgttttaaacaataaaaaaaaataaaaaataaagtatcACATTAGTAACATAAATAACTGAAAACTAAAATGaggacagaagggaaaaaatCTGTTATATTCTTGTTGTGATTCTGGTCTGCTCTACCATTTTGGATGTGATGCTGCAGGGAAACCTGTCCATAAATTGTGATGCCAAAACACTTATCTTAGTATTTCCCTCATGCTAGGCTGCTCTCCAGCACCATAATTGGTGTAAGAGTTTAGCTTTTATGAGGATCATTTCTATTGGAAGATGTGCCAGTGGGATGAAATGGAAATTTTAAGTACAaaactttgattaaaaaaaactacagaccaaaaaaacaagcacattgCAGTAGTGAATATTACAAAAGCCCCAACATAATAGCAGTCATATGGAGTTCTTATTTCATTAAACATTTGATTGTCTCCCTCTGCAGGTCTATATTAGAAGTAGAGTGAATGTTTTAGAACAGCTCAGAACAGATGAAGAGAAACAtacaaaggttttaaaaaatctcATCTGGTTTAATAGCATTGTAACTAgttacacatcttttttttttaatctctttatAGCTGTTCAGGTTGAAGCAGTAGGGAATTACTGGAGGCTTTAAGTGCATAACAGTGACTTGGAAAGTGTCATGGGTAAAACAGGGTATTATTGGATAGATTTACTCAGTTAAGTAGCTTAAAGGTTTTTAAGGGGAATTggggcagagggagaaacaTAAATTGGAAGTAGCTGAGGTAAATGCTGACAGGTTTTATAGCCCACTGGGGTCACAGTTTCATTTCTTGTTGGAAATGAGTGCATTGACTTCATCCTCTGGTTTGAGGCTATGCCACTGGGCTATCGGCCGCCTGGGGTTAGCCAGCATGTCTGACCAGTGGCGCTGCTCAGTCCCAGTACTGTTACCACCCAGCAGCACCTTCCCAATGGCGTCATTCTTCCCAATCTTGTCATAGTCCAACACAGTCACTGCTATCTGCACcttctgtaaatgaaaattacatacaaaaacaaatgaatttctAATGGcttgtacttgtgtgtgtgcatactgtatgtgtgtgtacatatacatgTACCTCTATCTGTTCACATGGCACTTCAAAGCTGAAAGACTCATTGTAGTAAGGGTTCAAAGTGTTCTTCTTTAtcgttgttttctttttcttgagtCTTTTCCCATTCTGCATTAAGTGGATCTTCACATAAGGGTCTGATAGAGAGAACAGGGAGGTTTTATGTCAGAGCAACAGACCAACAGCCTGGCACTGATGCAGTAACTCCATCAGTGAAACACAACATCTATTGTTGTAGCGCCTGATAGTTTCCCCTTAATAGAAACTGCTTGAAAGTGGACACACCACTAAAAAAGTAATTATAAAGCCTTAGTGCTCAATCAGGGGTAGCATGTCCAGGCAAGTCATATTATAAAAAGTACAGAGACATGTTTATACTATATATCTTCTTACTAGAAGAGTAAAATGATATAAGACATTTACTTTATTGTGACATTGAAGTGGTCTATACTGAAAAGTATTCAGCACTTTAGTAAAATGAACCCAACATGAAGCTTGAAGTTAAACACATTGTGAGTCTGGATTTCTGTGCTGCTTAGCTCACCTGATAATCCACCCACATCCATTTTCTTTAGGTTTTTGGCCTCCAGAATTACCACTGTCAGCTTCCCTGCAGTAGGCACATACCTCAAGGACAAACATATGTCTCCAAGCCGCTCGCTCTGATacggagagaaagaggtgagtGTGTTGTTGTATAGCTTagtgatttaatttttaaaaatggtgaAGCTGAAATattaacacagagacagaagcactTCAAAAAACTGGGTGACTATTCTGTGCTGTGTTCTTGGCTTTTAAATGTagtataaatattaatatcaaaGGTATTTGATTTTACTCAAGAAGAAAGGGGAAcacattaaacaaataaaaaaaaagattgtgcTTCCCTCTGAATAACAAGtaagatttgtttttccttattgcaaatccctttttatttttttttaaagttcagctcctcttctcctctcacagtgtgctcccacctcctccttctctgccttctGCAGGTCCCTCCACTCCTGCAGAGACTGGCTGAAGTCCACACTGCTCATCGGTATCTTCACAGCTCCTATGGCATCGTGCTTTGAGAAACGGTCAAAGTCGTACACAGTCATCACCAGTACCTTCCCACCCAGCTCAGTGTACGGTACCTAATACAGAACACACATCAAAGACAGTAATTTGAAACATGTCATGTGTGGTGTGCTGATAACGAGCGCGGTCAGGATTGGAGTTTTAATTTACCTTAAATGTGAAAGTCTCATTGAAGTTGGGTTCAAGGGTTTTCCGATGAACTTTGGtttcaaactttttctttttgtccggGAGCAGATAGAGTTTTACATAAGGGTCAGAACTACCTCCTACATCCATGGCAGGAAGCTCTGCAGCCTGCAAGATGCCCACTACCAGCTAGAATTTGATAGCACAAGAAAGtaacagaaagaaatgagaatCTGGCTAATCTGGCACTGGGAAGAAACttattaaaatgtgacattttagaCTTGGCAGATGGTGGGCAAAATGTTAAAAGGGAATAGAAGCATCTTACCGTATTATCTGTGAAGTTGTAGTCTAATGTGAAATGTAGTCTGCCcagcttctcttcctccttggGCTCATTATCTGACAGCTCCGTTTCTTTGTTACCTTCATCtttcagcagctgcacacacacacacacagacacacacaccccataTGCAGGGGAAAAATACAGCTTTACAAGTAATCAATGAAAACCTTGTGTCTCACAGCTTGTGGAGCAGCTATTTGTGCTGTGTTCCTACAGTATATCGTATAGCATTACACAAGCAGAGGCAATTAAACAAAGATAATGTGACCATCTAAGgtttatttactgtttaaaaGTAACAGGCACTCCATCAGCGTGTTTAAATGCGACTTGTATCCTTGAAGACACTCCAAAACAACTAATCTCAGACCTCAACCTACACCACAACATGGGCGAAGTGTAAAACATCCATTAGTCTTAACACATACTGACAGTTTTACTAGTTCGAGGTGACCCAAATGTCAAGCCTGTGATACATTGGAAGGACAATACATTTGCAGGGAGAGTGTGTGAAGCTTACCTCGTTGAAACCACCATTCATTTCAGTGTCAAAGCCTTccttgcttttctcttttccctttttcttgtCCTTTTCTTTGTCCTTGTCCTTCTTTTTCAAGCACTTCTTCCATACACACACGGCACACGACAGCACTACGCACAATGCCACAATACAAAAGGCAGCAACAGCCCACGACGGCACTGCAaatccacagaaaacacacacacacatagattatatataattaatattCTTAGTCAGCCACTAGAACTCAGTGTTCAAAATGTTACCCCTAAATTTCCCCTGAACTGGCTTTCAAACAAAAAGTAAGCCAAAAGTAAGgccatttttttccacactgtatGAACATAGATATACAGGGCATGGACAAAATATCAGGAACACCggaaaatgtaatgtaatccAATCCAATACACCTGTAATAAATTCTATTGTCAGAGAGATGCTCAAATATCTAGTAATTTTAAGGCTGTATTTTGTGGTGGTGTTATTCTGTATTACAGTATATGGTAAGATGTTATCTTTTGTCCATCTCCTATGTATACAAATACAAGATTACATTTTTAGTGATTTGC
The window above is part of the Toxotes jaculatrix isolate fToxJac2 chromosome 5, fToxJac2.pri, whole genome shotgun sequence genome. Proteins encoded here:
- the syt1b gene encoding synaptotagmin-1b; this encodes MTGTRRAAPAAQGTPTTPIHLPNATTTPGQKQSGGHSPNKFMSELRSIHMPSWAVAAFCIVALCVVLSCAVCVWKKCLKKKDKDKEKDKKKGKEKSKEGFDTEMNGGFNELLKDEGNKETELSDNEPKEEEKLGRLHFTLDYNFTDNTLVVGILQAAELPAMDVGGSSDPYVKLYLLPDKKKKFETKVHRKTLEPNFNETFTFKVPYTELGGKVLVMTVYDFDRFSKHDAIGAVKIPMSSVDFSQSLQEWRDLQKAEKEESERLGDICLSLRYVPTAGKLTVVILEAKNLKKMDVGGLSDPYVKIHLMQNGKRLKKKKTTIKKNTLNPYYNESFSFEVPCEQIEKVQIAVTVLDYDKIGKNDAIGKVLLGGNSTGTEQRHWSDMLANPRRPIAQWHSLKPEDEVNALISNKK